From the Lampris incognitus isolate fLamInc1 chromosome 6, fLamInc1.hap2, whole genome shotgun sequence genome, one window contains:
- the syt18b gene encoding uncharacterized protein syt18b: protein MPYHDEEYPGQPLWQSVLLFCCKGMIEGIMVILFFWLLVQVLFTKQLEVHLQILLLVGLIVFCLCLILGCILCVRTSKIHLFNNNKPMTSAPAPAEPTTLAQSPPPSAALSLDREKYEELDGDTLEYPSTFTSPAPSEAGSSSLYFSSHTHAGSERKEHPKSYFSLRRLSTPPIMSPLYQPMDHSRASLPTLPKLGLLSKTRKFLERRRTITGGSISYTEHSRLTGPVAGSPSVLEELIPLAPLYYGSSTSYRRPASSIPCLHFTVAFSPEQRTLTVNMLGLSGTSHRLEDLSVLGSLPPLCPCPMQASAGCSLRPEPQRLILVFKVGSVEELKCCVLRVALNTQAFPSQRGTPLGELEVQCGGKDWKADYPFHFTEELSLSKWVLKKSLNSQEAPPSKGLSYSSQTLGQLFILLQYQTLAHRIKATVLRADNLTAVPQLPATPDLHVRINLHHQGLLTDTRETKGGCSTMWNTPFLFDLPQGDVSQLSLMLEFIVMQNQPHSKSTVLGRVLIGSEAPEAGRAHWRDMCSQGPIEPARWHAIQPEPL from the exons ATGCCTTACCATGATGAGGAGTATCCTGGACAGCCTCTCTGGCAGTCTGTGCTGCTGTTCTGCTGTAAGGGAATGATCGAGGGCATCATGGTCATACTTTTCTTCTGGCTGCTAGTGCAGGTTCTGTTTACCAAACAATTAGAAG TTCACCTCCAGATTCTGCTTTTGGTTGGCCTGATAGTCTTTTGTCTGTGTTTGATCCTGGGTTGTATTCTCTGCGTGAGAACGAGTAAGATCCAtctattcaacaacaacaaacccatgACATCTGCCCCTGCTCCTGCTGAACCCACGACGCTGGCCCAGAGCCCACCCCCCTCAGCAGCCCTGTCACTAGACAGGGAGAAGTATGAGGAATTGGATGGAGATACTCTGGAGTACCCCTCCACCTTCACCAGTCCTGCCCCCTCTGAGGCTGGGTCTTCCTCTCTGTATTTCTCCTCTCATACCCATGCTGGCTCTGAAAGGAAGGAGCATCCAAAGTCCTACTTTTCCCTGCGCCGCCTCAGCACCCCACCTATAATGTCCCCCCTTTATCAGCCCATGGACCATAGCCGTGCATCCTTGCCAACACTTCCCAAGCTAGGACTGCTGTCCAAAACACGAAAGTTTTTAGAGAGGCGTCGCACCATTACTGGGGGCAGTATTTCTTATACAGAGCACAGTAGACTCACCGGCCCAGTTGCTGGTTCTCCTTCTGTGCTGGAGGAACTGATCCCACTGGCTCCACTATACTATGGCTCAAGCACCAGCTACAGACGACCAGCCTCATCCATCCCCTGCCTCCACTTCACTGTGGCCTTCTCTCCAGAGCAGCGCACCCTGACTGTGAACATGCTCGGCCTCAGCGGGACCTCCCACAGACTAGAGGATCTGTCTGTGCTGGGCAGCCTACCGCCTCTTTGCCCATGTCCCATGCAGGCGTCTGCTGGCTGTAGTCTTAGGCCTGAGCCCCAAAGACTGATTCTGGTTTTCAAGGTGGGCTCTGTTGAGGAACTCAAGTGCTGTGTTCTCAGAGTCGCTCTCAATACGCAAGCCTTTCCCAGCCAAAGAGGTACCCCCTTGGGGGAACTGGAGGTCCAGTGTGGTGGAAAAGACTGGAAGGCGGATTATCCATTCCACTTTACTGAAGAGCTCAGCCTAAGCAAGTGGGTGCTGAAAAAG AGCCTGAACTCCCAGGAGGCACCACCTAGCAAAGGGCTCAGCTATTCATCACAGACCTTAGGGCAGCTCTTCATTCTGCTCCAGTATCAGACCCTTGCCCATCGAATCAAAGCCACGGTCCTCAGAGCGGATAACCTCACAGCAGTCCCTCAGCTGCCAGCAACACCAG ATTTGCATGTGCGGATTAACCTGCACCACCAGGGTCTGCTGACTGACACCAGGGAAACCAAGGGAGGGTGCAGCACAATGTGGAATACTCCTTTCTTGTTTGACCTTCCCCAAGGAGATGTCAGTCAACTCTCTCTTATGCTGGAATTCATAGTCATGCAG AATCAACCCCATTCAAAAAGTACAGTACTTGGGAGAGTGCTGATTGGTTCAGAGGCTCCGGAGGCAGGACGTGCCCACTGGAGGGACATGTGCAGCCAGGGGCCGATAGAGCCAGCACGCTGGCATGCTATACAACCAGAGCCTCtatag